Proteins encoded by one window of Ictidomys tridecemlineatus isolate mIctTri1 chromosome 7, mIctTri1.hap1, whole genome shotgun sequence:
- the Rida gene encoding 2-iminobutanoate/2-iminopropanoate deaminase → MSSLIRKVISTAKAPGAIGPYSQAVLVDKTVYISGQIGMDPSSGQLVPGGIAAETKQALTNMGEILKAAGCDFTNVVKATVLLADMNDFNTVNEIYKQYFKSNFPARAAYQVAALPKGARIEIEAVAVQGPLTTAGL, encoded by the exons ATGTCGTCATTGATCAGAAAGGTGATCAGCACCGCGAAAGCCCCAGGGGCCATTGGTCCCTACAG TCAAGCAGTGTTAGTGGACAAGACCGTTTACATCTCTGGACAGATAGGCATGGACCCTTCCAGTGGACAGCTTGTACCTGGAGGGATAGCAGCAGAAACTAAACAA GCTCTTACAAACATGGGTGAAATTCTGAAAGCGGCAGGCTGTGACTTCACTAATG TGGTCAAAGCAACTGTTTTGCTGGCTGACATGAATGACTTCAATACTGTCAATGAAATCTACAAACAGT ATTTCAAGAGTAATTTTCCTGCTAGAGCTGCTTACCAGGTTGCTGCTTTACCCAAA GGAGCACGCATTGAGATTGAAGCAGTGGCTGTCCAGGGACCTCTCACAACAGCAGGTCTATAA